CAGGGAGCAGATTCGTAGCGAACTACAAATTGCGGAAGACGCGCCCGTTTGTGGGATCGTTGCGGCGCTGCGTCCCGAGAAAGATCATGCATTGTTTCTCCAAGCCGCTAAACGGGTGAAGGAGAAATGTTCCAATGCTCACTTTTTGATCGTGGGCGATGGGCAAGAACGTGGCACAATCGAAAAGCTTCGTACCCAGTTAGGTCTGGAGAATAACGTGACGCTAACGGGCAGTCGGAGTGATATCCCCGATCTGTTGGCAGCGATGGATTGTTTCGCATTGACCTCGAAGAATGAAGCTAGTCCTGTTTCAATTCTCGAGGCCATGTCGACGGGGCTTCCGGTGGTCGCTCCCCGAGTGGGAAGTATACCGGACGCAATCGACGATACGGTCAACGGGCTGTTGGTCGAAGCGAGTAACTTGGATCAAACGGCCGCGGCAATTACGAGCCTGATGCTCGACCCGCAGCAGCGTAGCCAGATTGGTGAGGCCGCTCGGATCAAAGCCAAGCAGTATGGTTCGCTGGAAACGATGGTTGCAGGGTACGAGGATTTGATCACCGGAATCTACCGCCAGAAGGTTCAGGCAGCCCAGCAGCCGGTTCGCCAGCCAGCGACTCAGCCGATTTTTATGCCTCAATCGTCGAAGATCAACGCTCCGTAAACCAAAGTCACAACAAGAGTTTCGGTTGCCCGCCCGCTAGGCTTTGGCCAGCATGTCCGTTACTATGAATAGGCTGGAGTTACGTCGCAAATACGGTTGGGTCAGGGTTCTGAAGCAAAGTGAAGTTCAATCTCACGGGTCCGTTCTTGGCCGGCTTGGCGAAAGTTGTCGCCGGGAGTAGCGTGCGTTGGGTCGATTGCCACCCAGACACCTGCCAGCGGATCTACTTTGCCAATCACACCAGCCATATCGATGCCGTGATCATCTGGGCCTCTTTACCGAAGCCAGTTCGGGACTTGACCAAGCCTGTGGCGGCCAAAGACTACTGGAACAAAGGCTGGTTTCGACGTTATCTGGCCCGCTCGCTGAACGCGATGCTCATTGACCGTGAGAACATCAAAGTTCACCGTAGTCCAGTCGAATCGATGCTGAAGGAAATCGGCGATAAATACTCGGCGATTATCTTCCCGGAAGGGAGTCGAAACGATGGAACGAACCTTCGCGACTTCAAAAGTGGGTTATTTTACCTGGCAAAGAAGCGACCCGACCTGGAATTGGTACCGGTCTATGTCGACAATATGACTCGCATTTTGCCGAAAGGAGAGTATCTCCCAGTTCCACTTTTGAGCCGGGTGATCTTCGGACCTCCGATTTGGCTTGAAAATGGCGAGCCAAAGACTGAGTTTCTCGCGCGTGCCCGGGAATCGGTCATTCGACTGCGGGATATGTAATACGAATCGACATCATGGATTTGCTGCAGGTTACATTCAGCGTTCTAGCCCAGGCACCACTGCCCGCAAAACAGTCGGTGTTCCTGTTGGATGGCGCGACCGGTATTCTGCTGGGCGTCGTGATCAGTTGCCTACTGATCGCCACAGGAGCCGGTCAAATCCTACGTCGACAGCCAGATTCGAGCGTCAACCCAGCGATCGTTCAGGCCTTCATTCGTCGCGTGAGAGCGTGGTGGCTGATGACCGCGATTCTGGCTGTGACGTTCATGATTCCGTCGCCGCTGGCCACCGTGATTCTGTTCTTCTTGATCTCGTTCTGGGCGCTTCGCGAATTCATTACCCTCACACCTACCCGCTTGGGGGATCACCGGACGCTGTTTTGGGTCTTCTTTGCGCTGACACCGGCACAATACGTGTTAGTAGCAATGGGCCAATCGCAGTACGAGCTATTCAGCATTCTGATTCCGGTATACGGCTTTTTGTTTGTGGCAGCTCGGATCGCAGTTGCCGGAGACTACAAGCGATTTCTCGAGCGTATCGCCAAGATTCAGGCTGGCCTCTACATCTGCGTTTACTCGTTGAGCTACGCTCCGGCATTGTTGTACTTGAAGGGATGGACCGATCCCCAGTACGAGCAAACGAGCACGGCAGGGCTGCTGTTCTATTTTCTGCTGATTGCCCAACTGAGTGATTTGCTGCAGTTCGTATGTAGTCGCCTGCTTGGCCGGAACGTGATTGCCCCGAATATCAATGCCAGTCGTACCTGGGAAGGTTTTCTGGCGGGAACTGGCGTCACGGCGGTTGTGGGAGCGATGCTGAGCCTAACGGGAGCCACACCGTTCAATCCTTGGCAATCAGCCGTCATGTCGATCGTGATTGCCATCATGGGAGCTGCCGGCAGTCTGGCGATGAGCGCCATCAAACGCGATCGCGGTGTCCAGGACTATGGCACACTGGTCGAAGGGCACGCTGGCGTATTGGATCGCATCGACGCTCTCTGCTTTGCCGCCCCCGTTTTCTTTCACCTGACACGATATTACTTCACCACGGCCGGCAGCTAAGGACACACGTGTTTATCGCCTGGCGACCAGCGGCTTTCGAGCCACCGTCTATACGCTAGCGAGTCCAAACGGAAAGAAATCCCGATCCGATAGCGAACCCAGGCCCAGTTCTCACGGTCCTCAAAATTGTGGAACCGAGAAGGGCCCTGGCCCGGTTGATCAGAATCGAACAGACGATAAACTAGAGAGTTCCAACGCCAGGAGGATACGCGAACTGGCTAGCAGCTTGACTCGAAATCAAGTGCCGGGTAACCGGTTGAGGGTTCGAATCCCTTGTCCTCCGCTACGGCGGGTGACCGTTAATACCGTCTCCGCTTGATGGCAAGATTCGAACAGAAAAGGACTTACGTCGAAATGATGTATGTCCTTTTACTGTTTCTTGCAGAGGTTCGTTGCCATGTCTTCTTGGTTAGAACTCTCCATCTTCCCCGGAATTCTCTTTTCGTGTGAAGAAGTAAGTCGCACACCATCCGGTTCCCACTCCCACGACTAAGGCGATTATCAGTCGGATGATGTGGTGAATTGGGAGGTTTTCTAGTAGCAAGTAGGTGACGATGATTCCGCCGAAAAGACCGGTGTAGTAAATCAAGTCGTCGATCGTATAGCCGGGCCCTTTGGCCATGGTAAATCTCCTGCTTAATGCCTACGTGACGAGGTTGTTTTCAAGTGCCTGCCGGACCGCTTCCAGCAAGTTGTATTTCAGGATGCCATCGAATACGAGAAACCCGAGGCCTATTTGCCATCGAGTTATCCTTCGCCATCGCGTGCTGAGGTGAACACGGGAGAGGCGTTCTAGCGAATAGCTGACGATTTCGAAGGTCAGGACCAAATAGCCCAGCCCACGGCAGACGGACCAAATATGCCATCCCACTAAAAGTGTGACGGCTGGGTTCTGCGATTGATTCAGCATGTTTCCAACATAGCAGTTCATTAAGTCGACTTCCTGGAAGCCCTGCCACAAGGTGACGAGACCAAGGGAAGTAAATGAAAATAGCGATGATGCTGCGATTAACTGAATGTGGGCCCAAAGCCAAAAAGTGAGTTCATACTCCGGGCTTTCCCCTGTGACGACCCACTGATACGTCTGTTGCCAATAGGCCTCTCCACGAGGGTAGATTTCCGCCATCGCTTGGGGATCGTGTGAAGCCAAGCTAATCACCATCACGCAATGGGCGAAGAATGCCAACGCCAGGGCTCCCAAGCCACGCGGCAGTGAATCGCGCGCGACGGCTGCAACGAGCAGCGGCGTAAGCAAAAGTGATGAAACAAGTTGTCCGCCAGGAAGCCCCACCAGATAGCTGAGCAACATCGGAATCGCGCCAACCAAAATCGCCATGGGATACCACAGGTACCATGGCGCGAGGGCGCGGTCCAATTTGCGAGCCATCCTAAGCGTTCGAGCACCTAGGGACCGAGGGATTGATAATGGCCAGATCCAGTAATGCCGGCCAGAACCCACTTCCTGGTGTGATGTCGAAGGCGTCTCTGTTAATGACACTTCGTTATCGTCTCGGGAAAGGAATGATGAAAATCCCGGTGGTCATGTAAAGAATTAGATTTCCCACACCAAAGATTAGGATGAAGATTACCCAACCCATGATGCCGCTATCGTCGTCACTCATGTTGTCGATCCTTTCTGAATCTCGAAAGTCAGTTCGTTTCTGAAAAAAGGAAATGCTCAGGGAGTCGTTCCCTGGGGTATCTGGGCAAGCAGTTGGTCTGCCACAGATACCAAGTCATCTTCGCTACGTCGCTCGGCCTTCCGCCGCGCATAGTCAAGCAAGCGACGTATCTCGGTGGGGTGTTGGTTGATGTTGGCAAAGGAAAGCATGCGTAAAGCGCGCCGGCGCTGATCGTAGTCGCCAATTACCAGCGTACGACAACATCTTTCGAATGTGTGTTCGCTGTTGGTTGCAAATAATTGGGCAGCGAGTCGACCTTTGGGATCAAATTTTTGGTTCTGGAGGTAAAAGTCATACAGTGCATCAACTTCGTTAGCGGAAATCGGCTGTGCCGTTACCGGAGGTGGAAACTGA
The genomic region above belongs to Blastopirellula marina and contains:
- a CDS encoding glycosyltransferase codes for the protein MRRRTNLPIESRGPLRTMFIMTSMPFGGAETLLVNLIRRMDRDRFAPEICCLKELGPLGEEMEHEIPTFHHMLTGKYDLRVVPRLVELFRLREIDAVVTVGAGDKMFWGRLCAWLAGVPVIASAIHSTGWPDSINWLNRQLTSVTDRFIGVAAPHGKYLVDVERFPAEKVVVIPNGIDTDRFIPNREAREQIRSELQIAEDAPVCGIVAALRPEKDHALFLQAAKRVKEKCSNAHFLIVGDGQERGTIEKLRTQLGLENNVTLTGSRSDIPDLLAAMDCFALTSKNEASPVSILEAMSTGLPVVAPRVGSIPDAIDDTVNGLLVEASNLDQTAAAITSLMLDPQQRSQIGEAARIKAKQYGSLETMVAGYEDLITGIYRQKVQAAQQPVRQPATQPIFMPQSSKINAP
- a CDS encoding lysophospholipid acyltransferase family protein gives rise to the protein MKFNLTGPFLAGLAKVVAGSSVRWVDCHPDTCQRIYFANHTSHIDAVIIWASLPKPVRDLTKPVAAKDYWNKGWFRRYLARSLNAMLIDRENIKVHRSPVESMLKEIGDKYSAIIFPEGSRNDGTNLRDFKSGLFYLAKKRPDLELVPVYVDNMTRILPKGEYLPVPLLSRVIFGPPIWLENGEPKTEFLARARESVIRLRDM
- a CDS encoding phosphatidate cytidylyltransferase, giving the protein MDLLQVTFSVLAQAPLPAKQSVFLLDGATGILLGVVISCLLIATGAGQILRRQPDSSVNPAIVQAFIRRVRAWWLMTAILAVTFMIPSPLATVILFFLISFWALREFITLTPTRLGDHRTLFWVFFALTPAQYVLVAMGQSQYELFSILIPVYGFLFVAARIAVAGDYKRFLERIAKIQAGLYICVYSLSYAPALLYLKGWTDPQYEQTSTAGLLFYFLLIAQLSDLLQFVCSRLLGRNVIAPNINASRTWEGFLAGTGVTAVVGAMLSLTGATPFNPWQSAVMSIVIAIMGAAGSLAMSAIKRDRGVQDYGTLVEGHAGVLDRIDALCFAAPVFFHLTRYYFTTAGS